Proteins encoded by one window of Misgurnus anguillicaudatus chromosome 4, ASM2758022v2, whole genome shotgun sequence:
- the ttll6 gene encoding tubulin polyglutamylase ttll6 isoform X1: MEIPAENSVRCSASEASKCEPEAGLEGEGWGSDTNAHPCTTPIPLSAVNKKKKRKKKLWINLTNCKYESVRRASRRYGLREAAEGEDWTLFWTDCSVSLDRVMDMKRYQKINHFPGMSEICRKDLLARNMNRMLKLFPKEYNIFPRTWCLPADYSDFLAYTRAKKHKTYICKPDSGCQGRGIYLTKSSKEIRAGEHMICQVYLSKPFIIDGFKFDLRIYVLVTSCDPFRIFMYKEGLVRFCTTQYIEPTSSNLEDVCMHLTNYAINKHSENFIRDEDTGSKRKLSSFRKHMEAMSYDTEKMWADIEDVIIKTLISAHPVLKHNYHTCFPNHASGSACFEILGFDVLLDHRLRPWLLEVNHSPSFTTDSRLDREVKDDLLYDTLVLINLGACDRRKITEEEKRRVKERLQQNRSKEARTEELRQSQAASMEQMERYEAKNMGGFRRIYPREGGEKYEKYFQHSGSLFQETTASKAREECARQQLQELRLKQEQKEWEKKGSRKRDLQGESAGEKVKPRRIQVQPTHPNPNSLPTMPEHPIQKGDTTVAFDLSEEEEAERVSELHQRETLLLNMGVVNKVRQLLQSANHPSEPINHSHEQFRFPLHYRNDHKLDPFAEMSCKQKSICTMMQQQLSTKAKPSLHSQLIQNRKPWPSLEQGLLQPVHTEAGASKRCVDEEIQAANAEQQTSACLTKAASAQRIPWTINGSFAWRQASLSSSLAESRARAVMLRVPPLVPGRLQGASMSCDPKALYIISTPAPLVPRPHLSHTLHKASRRVSSHEQGH, from the exons ATGGAGATACCAGCGGAGAACTCGGTGAGGTGCTCGGCGAGTGAAGCGTCCAAGTGTGAACCCGAGGCAGGGCTGGAGGGGGAGGGCTGGGGAAGTGACACTAATGCACACCCCTGCACCACGCCAATCCCTCTATCTGCAGTTAAcaagaagaaaaaaagaaaaaagaa ACTATGGATAAATCTCACCAACTGCAAATACGAGAGTG TGCGCCGTGCATCTCGCAGGTACGGGCTAAGAGAAGCCGCGGAGGGAGAAGACTGGACCTTGTTTTGGACAGACTGCTCTGTCTCACTAGATAGGGTCATGGATATGAAGCGTTACCAG AAAATCAATCATTTTCCTGGCATGAGTGAAATCTGCAGGAAGGACTTGCTTGCACGAAACATGAACCGTATGTTAAAACTTTTTCCAAAGGAGTACAACATTTTCCCCCGCACGTGGTGCCTCCCTGCAGA tTATAGTGATTTTCTTGCCTACACCAGAGCCAAAAAGCACAAAACTTACATCTGCAAGCCAGATTCAGGTTGCCAAGGTCGTGGTATCTATCTTACAAAGTCCAGTAAAGAAATTCGGGCAGGAGAACATATGATATGTCAGGTGTACTTATCTAAG CCATTTATCATTGATGGGTTTAAGTTTGACCTGCGGATATATGTGCTGGTAACCAGCTGTGACCCTTTCCGTATCTTTATGTACAAAGAAGGCCTGGTTCGATTCTGTACAACTCAATACATTGAGCCTACTAGCAGCAATTTG GAAGATGTTTGCATGCACTTAACTAACTATGCCATCAACAAGCACAGTGAAAACTTCATCAGAGATGAAGATACGGGCAGCAAACG GAAACTCTCCAGCTTCAGAAAGCACATGGAAGCCATGAGTTATGATACAGAGAAGATGTGGGCAGACATCGAGGACGTCATCATTAAGACACTAATATCGGCTCACCCTGTTCTTAAACACAACTACCACACCTGCTTCCCCAATCATGCATCTGGCAGCGCTTGCTTTGAGATCCTTGGCTTTGATGTGTTATTGGACCATCGACTTAGGCCTTGGCTTCTTGAG GTCAACCATTCTCCCAGCTTCACCACAGACTCCCGTCTGGACCGGGAGGTCAAAGATGATCTGCTTTATGACACATTGGTGCTGATAAACCTGGGTGCCTGTGACCGGAGGAAGATCACAGAGGAGGAGAAGCGTAGGGTAAAAGAGAGACTGCAGCAGAACCGTTCTAAAGAGGCCAG GACTGAGGAGCTTCGACAGTCGCAGGCTGCTAGTATGGAGCAGATGGAGAGATACGAGGCAAAAAACATGGGTGGATTCCGACGGATTTATCCGAGAGAGGGAGGAGAGAAATACGAAAAGTATTTTCAACACAGCGGCTCTCTATTCCAGGAGACTACAGCATCAAAAGCTAGGGAGGAGTGTGCCAG GCAGCAGTTGCAGGAATTGCGTCTAAAGCAGGAGCAGAAAGAATGGGAAAAGAAGGGTTCACGTAAGCGAGATCTTCAAGGTGAATCTGCTGGAGAAAAAGTAAAGCCAAGAAGAATTCAGGTTCAGCCCACACATCCGAACCCAAATTCT CTACCAACTATGCCAGAACATCCCATCCAGAAAGGAGATACAACTGTTGCTTTTGACTTGTCAGAAGAAGAGGAGGCAGAGAGAGTCAGTGAGCTTCACCAACGAGAGACCCTGCTTCTGAACATGGGTGTGGTTAACAAGGTCCGCCAGCTACTTCAAAGTGCCAATCACCCCTCTGAACCTATCAACCACTCACATGAACAATTTAGGTTTCCCTTACACTACAGAAATGACCATAAG CTGGACCCTTTTGCAGAGATGTCATGTAAGCAGAAGAGCATCTGCACTATGATGCAACAGCAGTTGTCTACAAAAGCCAAACCCTCCCTCCATTCCCAGCTCATCCAAAACCGAAAGCCCTGGCCCTCCCTGGAACAAGGCCTGCTGCAGCCAGTTCACACTGAAGCAGGTGCTTCAAAACGCTGTGTAGATGAGGAGATACAAGCagcaaatgcagagcaacaaACATCTGCCTGTCTAACAAAGGCTGCCAGTGCCCAACGAATACCTTGGACAA TCAATGGGTCTTTTGCTTGGCGTCAGGCCAGTTTAAGCTCTTCCTTGGCTGAGTCGAGAGCGAGAGCAGTAATGTTAAGAGTGCCTCCACTCGTTCCAGGACGACTGCAGGGTGCCTCAATGTCCTGTGACCCCAAAGCTCTTTACATCATTTCCACCCCTGCTCCTCTTGTCCCGAGGCCACATCTCTCCCACACCCTTCACAAGGCCTCTCGCAGAGTCTCCTCGCATGAGCAAGGCCACTGA
- the ttll6 gene encoding tubulin polyglutamylase ttll6 isoform X2, whose translation MDMKRYQKINHFPGMSEICRKDLLARNMNRMLKLFPKEYNIFPRTWCLPADYSDFLAYTRAKKHKTYICKPDSGCQGRGIYLTKSSKEIRAGEHMICQVYLSKPFIIDGFKFDLRIYVLVTSCDPFRIFMYKEGLVRFCTTQYIEPTSSNLEDVCMHLTNYAINKHSENFIRDEDTGSKRKLSSFRKHMEAMSYDTEKMWADIEDVIIKTLISAHPVLKHNYHTCFPNHASGSACFEILGFDVLLDHRLRPWLLEVNHSPSFTTDSRLDREVKDDLLYDTLVLINLGACDRRKITEEEKRRVKERLQQNRSKEARTEELRQSQAASMEQMERYEAKNMGGFRRIYPREGGEKYEKYFQHSGSLFQETTASKAREECARQQLQELRLKQEQKEWEKKGSRKRDLQGESAGEKVKPRRIQVQPTHPNPNSLPTMPEHPIQKGDTTVAFDLSEEEEAERVSELHQRETLLLNMGVVNKVRQLLQSANHPSEPINHSHEQFRFPLHYRNDHKLDPFAEMSCKQKSICTMMQQQLSTKAKPSLHSQLIQNRKPWPSLEQGLLQPVHTEAGASKRCVDEEIQAANAEQQTSACLTKAASAQRIPWTINGSFAWRQASLSSSLAESRARAVMLRVPPLVPGRLQGASMSCDPKALYIISTPAPLVPRPHLSHTLHKASRRVSSHEQGH comes from the exons ATGGATATGAAGCGTTACCAG AAAATCAATCATTTTCCTGGCATGAGTGAAATCTGCAGGAAGGACTTGCTTGCACGAAACATGAACCGTATGTTAAAACTTTTTCCAAAGGAGTACAACATTTTCCCCCGCACGTGGTGCCTCCCTGCAGA tTATAGTGATTTTCTTGCCTACACCAGAGCCAAAAAGCACAAAACTTACATCTGCAAGCCAGATTCAGGTTGCCAAGGTCGTGGTATCTATCTTACAAAGTCCAGTAAAGAAATTCGGGCAGGAGAACATATGATATGTCAGGTGTACTTATCTAAG CCATTTATCATTGATGGGTTTAAGTTTGACCTGCGGATATATGTGCTGGTAACCAGCTGTGACCCTTTCCGTATCTTTATGTACAAAGAAGGCCTGGTTCGATTCTGTACAACTCAATACATTGAGCCTACTAGCAGCAATTTG GAAGATGTTTGCATGCACTTAACTAACTATGCCATCAACAAGCACAGTGAAAACTTCATCAGAGATGAAGATACGGGCAGCAAACG GAAACTCTCCAGCTTCAGAAAGCACATGGAAGCCATGAGTTATGATACAGAGAAGATGTGGGCAGACATCGAGGACGTCATCATTAAGACACTAATATCGGCTCACCCTGTTCTTAAACACAACTACCACACCTGCTTCCCCAATCATGCATCTGGCAGCGCTTGCTTTGAGATCCTTGGCTTTGATGTGTTATTGGACCATCGACTTAGGCCTTGGCTTCTTGAG GTCAACCATTCTCCCAGCTTCACCACAGACTCCCGTCTGGACCGGGAGGTCAAAGATGATCTGCTTTATGACACATTGGTGCTGATAAACCTGGGTGCCTGTGACCGGAGGAAGATCACAGAGGAGGAGAAGCGTAGGGTAAAAGAGAGACTGCAGCAGAACCGTTCTAAAGAGGCCAG GACTGAGGAGCTTCGACAGTCGCAGGCTGCTAGTATGGAGCAGATGGAGAGATACGAGGCAAAAAACATGGGTGGATTCCGACGGATTTATCCGAGAGAGGGAGGAGAGAAATACGAAAAGTATTTTCAACACAGCGGCTCTCTATTCCAGGAGACTACAGCATCAAAAGCTAGGGAGGAGTGTGCCAG GCAGCAGTTGCAGGAATTGCGTCTAAAGCAGGAGCAGAAAGAATGGGAAAAGAAGGGTTCACGTAAGCGAGATCTTCAAGGTGAATCTGCTGGAGAAAAAGTAAAGCCAAGAAGAATTCAGGTTCAGCCCACACATCCGAACCCAAATTCT CTACCAACTATGCCAGAACATCCCATCCAGAAAGGAGATACAACTGTTGCTTTTGACTTGTCAGAAGAAGAGGAGGCAGAGAGAGTCAGTGAGCTTCACCAACGAGAGACCCTGCTTCTGAACATGGGTGTGGTTAACAAGGTCCGCCAGCTACTTCAAAGTGCCAATCACCCCTCTGAACCTATCAACCACTCACATGAACAATTTAGGTTTCCCTTACACTACAGAAATGACCATAAG CTGGACCCTTTTGCAGAGATGTCATGTAAGCAGAAGAGCATCTGCACTATGATGCAACAGCAGTTGTCTACAAAAGCCAAACCCTCCCTCCATTCCCAGCTCATCCAAAACCGAAAGCCCTGGCCCTCCCTGGAACAAGGCCTGCTGCAGCCAGTTCACACTGAAGCAGGTGCTTCAAAACGCTGTGTAGATGAGGAGATACAAGCagcaaatgcagagcaacaaACATCTGCCTGTCTAACAAAGGCTGCCAGTGCCCAACGAATACCTTGGACAA TCAATGGGTCTTTTGCTTGGCGTCAGGCCAGTTTAAGCTCTTCCTTGGCTGAGTCGAGAGCGAGAGCAGTAATGTTAAGAGTGCCTCCACTCGTTCCAGGACGACTGCAGGGTGCCTCAATGTCCTGTGACCCCAAAGCTCTTTACATCATTTCCACCCCTGCTCCTCTTGTCCCGAGGCCACATCTCTCCCACACCCTTCACAAGGCCTCTCGCAGAGTCTCCTCGCATGAGCAAGGCCACTGA